A genomic stretch from bacterium includes:
- a CDS encoding MiaB/RimO family radical SAM methylthiotransferase, with product MEFITFGCKVNQYETQLLKENFPYIDIMPDNVCVINSCCVTNKVEKEVKTVIRKKLKKGKNVWLTGCFVNEEKIKLLFPSIKIFNKFEFCKKVRIIKSFNNHTRGFVKIEDGCENNCSYCIIPLVRGKVKSRDEEEIIDEIEKLTENGYKEIVLTGIDLGAYGKDNGKKITTLIEKISQVKDLKRIRLSSIEAVYINETLIDFLSSLDIFCPHFHIPLQSGSDKILRLMKRNYNLSQYLKKIEVIKEKIRNVTFTTDIIVGFPGEEEDDFKQTCKAIGEINFLKVHIFPFSPREGTKAYFMGNKVDYKVKKEREKVLSYSVKKEREKVMKKFLFSSLSVLFEKKEENLWTGYSENYIPFSVISDEDIKNEIVKVIGKEIRNDKIYGII from the coding sequence ATGGAATTTATTACTTTTGGATGTAAAGTAAATCAATATGAGACACAACTTCTAAAAGAGAATTTTCCTTATATTGATATAATGCCCGATAATGTTTGCGTAATAAATTCTTGTTGTGTTACAAATAAAGTTGAAAAAGAGGTTAAAACAGTTATAAGGAAAAAGTTAAAAAAAGGTAAAAATGTATGGTTAACTGGTTGTTTTGTTAATGAAGAAAAAATCAAATTGTTGTTTCCTTCTATTAAAATTTTTAATAAATTTGAATTTTGTAAAAAAGTAAGAATAATAAAATCATTTAATAATCATACAAGAGGTTTTGTTAAAATTGAAGATGGTTGTGAAAATAATTGTTCCTATTGTATAATCCCTCTTGTCAGAGGAAAAGTTAAATCAAGAGATGAAGAAGAAATTATTGATGAAATTGAGAAATTAACTGAAAATGGTTATAAAGAAATTGTTCTTACTGGAATTGATTTAGGTGCTTATGGAAAAGATAATGGTAAAAAAATTACTACTCTAATTGAAAAAATCTCACAGGTAAAAGATTTGAAAAGGATAAGGTTAAGTTCAATAGAAGCAGTTTATATAAATGAAACACTAATTGACTTTCTTTCTTCTCTTGATATTTTCTGCCCTCATTTTCATATTCCACTTCAAAGCGGTTCTGATAAAATTTTAAGGTTAATGAAAAGAAATTATAACTTATCTCAATATTTAAAAAAAATTGAAGTTATAAAAGAAAAAATTAGAAATGTCACATTTACTACTGATATAATAGTTGGTTTTCCTGGCGAAGAAGAAGATGATTTTAAACAGACATGTAAGGCAATTGGGGAAATTAACTTTTTGAAAGTCCATATTTTCCCTTTTTCACCAAGAGAGGGCACAAAGGCGTATTTTATGGGAAATAAAGTTGATTATAAAGTTAAAAAAGAAAGAGAAAAAGTTCTATCTTATTCAGTTAAAAAAGAAAGAGAAAAAGTTATGAAGAAATTTCTTTTTAGCTCTCTTTCTGTTCTTTTTGAAAAAAAAGAAGAAAATTTATGGACTGGCTATTCAGAAAATTACATTCCATTTTCAGTTATTTCTGATGAAGATATTAAAAATGAAATAGTAAAAGTTATTGGGAAAGAAATTAGAAACGATAAGATTTATGGTATAATTTAA
- the folE gene encoding GTP cyclohydrolase I FolE: protein MMDRRKIEKGVELILEGAGIDTNKNSLKETPKRVAKMYEEILSGMGQDPEKIIGKFFYEEFNELVLVKDIPFYSLCEHHLLPFFGKVHIAYLPDGKKVVGISKLPRLVDVFTKRLQLQERMTNQIADTIMKVLTPQGSMVVVEGEHLCMVMRGIKKPGSKIVTSAMRGIFLRDLRTRGEALNLIMAGRPSSI from the coding sequence ATGATGGACAGAAGGAAAATAGAGAAGGGAGTGGAACTGATTCTTGAGGGCGCTGGAATTGATACAAATAAAAACTCATTGAAAGAAACACCAAAAAGAGTTGCAAAAATGTATGAAGAAATTTTAAGTGGAATGGGACAGGACCCGGAAAAAATCATTGGAAAATTTTTCTATGAAGAATTTAATGAATTAGTTCTTGTGAAAGATATTCCATTTTATTCTTTATGTGAACATCATCTTCTACCTTTTTTTGGTAAAGTTCATATTGCTTATTTACCCGATGGTAAAAAAGTCGTTGGTATAAGTAAATTACCTCGTCTTGTTGATGTTTTTACAAAACGACTGCAACTACAAGAAAGAATGACAAATCAAATTGCAGATACAATAATGAAAGTACTGACTCCTCAGGGTTCTATGGTTGTTGTTGAAGGTGAACATTTATGTATGGTAATGAGAGGAATTAAAAAACCAGGAAGTAAAATAGTTACATCTGCAATGAGAGGAATATTTTTAAGGGATTTAAGAACAAGAGGTGAAGCACTTAACCTTATTATGGCAGGAAGACCATCATCTATTTAA